From the Lolium rigidum isolate FL_2022 chromosome 2, APGP_CSIRO_Lrig_0.1, whole genome shotgun sequence genome, one window contains:
- the LOC124691605 gene encoding UTP--glucose-1-phosphate uridylyltransferase-like, translating to MADEKLAKLREAVAGLGQISDNEKSGFISLVSRYLSGDEEHIEWPKIHTPTDEVVVPYDTLDAPPEDLQATKALLDKLAVLKLNGGLGTTMGCTGPKSVIEVRNGFTFLDLIVLQIESLNKKYGSNVPLLLMNSFNTHDDTLKIVEKYANSSIDIHTFNQSQYPRVVADEFLPWPSKGKTDKDGWYPPGHGDIFPSLMNSGKLDLLLSQGKEYVFIANSDNLGAIVDMKILNHLIQKQNEYCMEVTPKTLADVKGGTLISYEGRVQLLEIAQVPDAHVDEFKSIEKFKIFNTNNLWVNLKAIKRLVEADALKMEIIPNPKEVEGVKVLQLETAAGAAIRFFDHAIGMNVPRSRFLPVKATSDLQLVQSDLYTLVDGFVTRNSARTDPSNPSIELGPEFKKVGSFLGRFKSIPSIVELDSLKVSGDVWFGSGIVLKGKVTITAKPGVKLEIPDGKVIENKDINGVEDL from the exons ATGGCGGACGAGAAGCTGGCCAAGCTGCGCGAGGCCGTCGCCGGCCTCGGCCAGATCAG CGACAACGAGAAGTCCGGGTTCATCAGCCTCGTCTCCCGCTACCTCAG TGGCGACGAGGAGCACATCGAGTGGCCCAAGATCCACACCCCCACCGACGAGGTGGTGGTGCCCTACGACACCCTTGATGCCCCGCCCGAAG ACCTGCAGGCGACCAAGGCGCTGCTCGACAAGCTCGCCGTGCTCAAGCTCAACGGCGGACTCGGTACTACCATGGGATGCACAGGACCAAA GTCGGTCATCGAGGTGCGCAACGGGTTCACATTCCTCGACCTGATCGTGCTCCAGATCGAG TCCCTCAACAAGAAGTACGGCAGCAACGTGCCCCTGCTTCTGATGAACTCCTTCAACACCCATGACGACACCTTGAAG ATTGTCGAGAAATACGCCAACTCAAGCATCGACATCCACACGTTCAATCAG AGCCAGTATCCTCGCGTGGTAGCCGATGAGTTCTTGCCATGGCCTTCCAAGGGGAAGACCGACAAGGATGGCTG GTACCCTCCTGGCCATGGTGATATCTTCCCATCCCTGATGAACAGCGGCAAGCTCGATCTACTGCTCTCACAG GGAAAAGAGTATGTGTTCATCGCAAACTCGGATAACTTGGGTGCTATAGTGGACATGA AGATACTGAACCATTTGATCCAGAAGCAGAATGAGTACTGTATGGAG GTTACCCCGAAAACTTTGGCTGATGTGAAAGGCGGCACACTGATTTCCTACGAAGGAAGGGTTCAG CTTCTCGAGATTGCACAAGTTCCTGATGCACAT GTGGATGAGTTCAAATCAATTGAGAAATTCAAGATATTCAACACCAACAATCT ATGGGTGAACTTGAAGGCTATCAAGCGCCTTGTCGAGGCTGATGCACTCAAGATGGAGATCATTCCAAACCCTAAG GAAGTTGAAGGCGTGAAAGTTCTTCAGTTGGAAACAGCAGCTGGTGCCGCAATCAGG TTCTTTGACCACGCCATTGGTATGAATGTTCCAAGGTCCCGGTTCCTACCAGTAAAGGCGACATCAGATTTGCAGCTAGTACAG TCTGATCTGTACACCTTGGTTGATGGCTTCGTTACACGGAATTCAGCTAGAACAGATCCATCAAATCCCTCGATTGAGCTAGGCCCTGAGTTCAAGAAG GTTGGGAGCTTCCTCGGTCGCTTCAAATCGATTCCAAGTATTGTTGAGCTCGACAGCTTGAAGGTTTCCGGTGATGTTTGGTTTGGTTCTGGCATTGTGCTGAAG GGCAAGGTGACCATCACAGCAAAACCAGGTGTGAAGCTGGAAATCCCAGATGGCAAAGTGatcgagaacaag GACATCAACGGCGTTGAGGACCTTTGA
- the LOC124691604 gene encoding glutamate receptor 3.1-like has translation MEIAFLMPLVLSLLLFPNSICRSLAARPPVVNIGSILQLNSTTGGVSEVAIHAALEDINSDPTVLNGTTLNVLMKDASCLDGFLGMVQALQFMETDAIAIIGPQCSTIAHIISYVANELRVPLMSFASDATLSSIQFPFFVRTAPSDLYQMAAVAAVVDYNRWKIVTAVYIDDDYGRNGIAALDDALTAKRCKISYKVGFPANAKNSDLINLLVSVSYVESRVIILHTGAAPGLRLFSMANRLNMMGNGYVWIATDWLSSYLDSNSSVPADIIYGMQGVLTLRPHIPNSKMKSSLVSKWSRQSKKYNHSDLRLSSYGFQVYDSVWALAHALDAFFDDGGRISFSNDSRLRDATGGTLHLEAMSIFDMGNKLREKIRKVNFTGVSGKVQFDASGDLIHPAYDIINILGNGMRTIGFWSNYSGLLSTIPPEDLYSKPPNVSLANERLYDVIWPGETAQRPRGWVFPSNAKELRIGVPNRFSFREFVTKDNVTGSMKGYCIDVFTQALALLPYPVTYKFVPFGSGTENPHYDKLVQMIESNEFDGAIGDVAITMNRTVIADFTQPFIETGLVILSPVKKHITTSWAFLQPFTLEMWCITGVFFLVVGVVVWVLEHRINDEFRGSPRQQMITIFWFSFSTLFFAHRENTMSTLGRGVLLIWLFVVLIIQSSYTASLTSILTVQQLDTSIRGIDDLKNSDDPVGFQVGSFAQEYMVKELNISRSRLRPLGSPQQYAEALKLGPKKGGVMAIIDERPYVELFLSSYCKIAVAGSDFTSRGWGFAFPRDSPLQVDLSTAILSLSENGELQRIHDKWLKTGECATDTNEFIDSNQLRLESFWGLFLICGVACILALLIYFGIMLRKYLRHEPKKSLRRFISFVDDKEPPKNRKKRSQSLPASSTGSLSALDIERPARPVRSGSVVDIES, from the exons ATGGAGATAGCTTTTCTCATGCCGTTGGTTCTGTCCCTGCTTCTGTTCCCTAATAGCATCTGCCGGAGCTTAGCTGCAAGGCCTCCTGTTGTGAATATTGGGTCCATTCTTCAATTGAACTCCACCACTGGAGGTGTTTCGGAGGTTGCCATCCATGCTGCCTTGGAGGATATCAACTCTGATCCAACAGTTTTGAATGGAACTACATTAAATGTTCTAATGAAGGATGCAAGTTGCTTAGATGGTTTCCTTGGCATGGTTCAAG CTTTGCAGTTCATGGAGACTGATGCTATTGCAATCATTGGCCCCCAGTGCTCCACAATTGCTCATATCATCTCATATGTTGCAAATGAGCTCCGGGTCCCTTTAATGTCATTTGCGTCTGATGCAACTCTTTCATCGATACAGTTCCCTTTCTTTGTTAGGACTGCTCCTAGTGATCTCTATCAAATGGCGGCTGTGGCAGCAGTTGTTGACTACAACAGGTGGAAGATAGTCACTGCTGTATACATTGATGACGATTATGGTCgaaatggtattgctgctttggaTGATGCACTTACAGCAAAGCGCTGCAAAATTTCCTACAAGGTTGGGTTTCCTGCCAATGCTAAAAATAGTGACCTCATAAATTTGTTAGTCAGTGTCAGTTATGTGGAGTCTCGTGTTATCATCCTCCATACTGGTGCTGCACCTGGACTCAGGCTTTTCTCTATGGCGAACCGGCTAAACATGATGGGCAATGGCTATGTATGGATTGCAACTGACTGGCTTTCTTCTTATCTTGATTCCAATTCATCTGTTCCTGCTGACATTATATATGGGATGCAAGGTGTTCTTACTTTAAGGCCACACATCCCCAACTCAAAGATGAAGAGTAGTTTGGTCTCCAAGTGGAGCAGGCAAAGTAAGAAGTACAACCATAGTGATCTTCGTTTAAGTTCCTATGGTTTTCAAGTTTATGATAGCGTGTGGGCATTAGCTCATGCTCTGGATGCCTTCTTCGATGATGGTGGGAGGATTTCCTTTTCAAACGACTCAAGGTTGCGTGATGCAACTGGGGGAACTCTTCACCTTGAAGCAATGAGTATTTTTGACATGGGAAATAAATTACGTGAGAAGATTAGAAAGGTAAACTTCACTGGGGTGTCTGGGAAAGTACAATTTGATGCTTCTGGTGACCtcattcatcctgcatatgacatCATAAACATCCTCGGTAATGGCATGCGGACAATTGGTTTTTGGTCAAATTATTCGGGTTTGTTATCAACCATCCCTCCAGAGGATCTATATTCAAAGCCTCCTAATGTTTCCCTAGCCAATGAACGTTTGTACGATGTTATTTGGCCTGGGGAAACTGCACAGAGACCTCGAGGCTGGGTTTTTCCTTCTAATGCCAAGGAGTTGAGAATTGGTGTTCCCAACAGATTCAGCTTCAGAGAGTTTGTCACGAAAGACAATGTTACTGGGTCAATGAAGGGCTATTGCATCGATGTCTTTACTCAGGCATTGGCTCTGCTTCCTTATCCAGTTACATACAAGTTTGTACCTTTTGGGAGTGGTACTGAAAATCCTCATTATGACAAACTCGTACAGATGATTGAATCAAAT GAGTTTGATGGAGCAATAGGAGATGTCGCAATCACCATGAACCGGACAGTGATTGCTGATTTCACCCAGCCGTTCATTGAAACAGGCTTGGTTATCTTGTCTCCGGTTAAAAAGCATATTACAACATCCTGGGCATTTTTGCAGCCATTTACATTGGAGATGTGGTGTATTACAGGGGTGTTCTTTCTTGTTGTGGGTGTGGTTGTTTGGGTTCTTGAACATCGAATCAATGATGAATTCCGCGGTTCACCACGACAACAAATGATAACTATTTTCTG GTTCAGCTTTTCAACTTTATTCTTTGCGCACA GAGAAAACACGATGAGCACCTTAGGGCGTGGTGTCCTGCTCATATGGTTATTTGTTGTTTTGATCATTCAATCCAGCTACACTGCGAGTCTTACTTCCATTCTGACCGTGCAACAACTTGATACTTCTATAAGAGGAATTGATGACCTGAAAAATAGCGATGATCCTGTTGGTTTTCAAGTGGGTTCTTTTGCACAAGAATACATGGTCAAGGAACTAAACATATCACGTTCAAGGTTAAGACCTCTCGGTTCTCCCCAACAATACGCTGAAGCCCTCAAGCTAGGCCCTAAGAAAGGAGGCGTTATGGCCATTATCGATGAGCGACCCTATGTCGAACTGTTCTTGTCAAGTTACTGCAAGATTGCAGTAGCTGGCTCAGATTTCACCAGCAGAGGATGGGGCTTT GCATTTCCAAGGGACTCCCCTTTGCAAGTAGACCTGTCCACCGCGATCCTGTCACTTTCAGAGAATGGGGAGCTGCAGCGGATCCACGACAAGTGGCTCAAGACCGGCGAGTGTGCGACTGACACCAACGAGTTCATCGACTCGAACCAGCTCCGCCTCGAGAGCTTCTGGGGGCTGTTTCTCATCTGCGGTGTGGCGTGCATCCTCGCACTACTCATCTACTTCGGCATCATGCTTCGCAAATACCTGAGACATGAGCCAAAGAAGAGCCTCCGAAGATTTATCTCGttcgtcgatgacaaggagccgcCAAAGAACAGGAAGAAGCGGTCCCAGAGCCTGCCTGCGAGCTCGACAGGCAGCCTTTCTGCTCTTGACATCGAGAGGCCTGCGAGGCCAGTTAGGAGTGGCAGCGTTGTTGATATAGAAAGCTAG
- the LOC124691606 gene encoding peptidyl-prolyl cis-trans isomerase FKBP18, chloroplastic-like has product MSPPPSMAPSALPSRTFHRPRLPSPAPPTPPAPRETAVACHLSRRRVAAQLLLSAGFLTAVSPLPALAARRGRQTVRPEDYASTPDGLKYYDLVEGKGPTAVKGSTVQVHFDCIYRSITVVSSREAKLLAGNRSIAQPYVFTVGSLPGKERKRDFADTANGLYSAQASPKPPAAMYMITEGMKVGGKRRVIVPPELGYAKKGLNEIPPDASFELNIELLQVIPPAEN; this is encoded by the exons ATGTCTCCTCCGCCGTCGATGGCTCCCTCGGCActgccttctagaaccttccaccgCCCTCGGCTCCCCTCCCCTGCTCCCCCTACGCCGCCTGCTCCAAGGGAGACGGCCGTGGCATGCCACCTCTCCCGGCGGAGGGTGGCCGCGCAGCTTCTCCTCTCGGCcggcttcctcaccgccgtctccCCGCTGCCAGCgctcgccgcgaggaggggccgccagaCCGTACGGCCAGAGGATTACGCGTCTACAC CTGACGGCCTGAAGTACTATGATCTTGTCGAAGGGAAGGGCCCGACTGCTGTGAAGGGGTCAACTGTTCAG GTGCATTTCGACTGCATATACCGGAGCATCACGGTGGTGTCGAGCCGCGAAGCGAAGCTCCTAGCAGGGAACCGGAGCATCGCGCAG CCTTACGTGTTCACTGTCGGATCGCTGCCTGGAAAAGAGAGAAAGCGGGACTTCGCGGACACCGCCAATGGGCTGTACTCCGCACAGGCTTCACCAAAGCCTCCGGCGGCTATGTACATGATAACCGAGGGGATGAAAGTAGGGGGAAAG AGGAGGGTCATTGTTCCCCCGGAGCTCGGCTATGCGAAAAAGGGCTTGAACGAGATACCG CCTGATGCTAGTTTTGAACTGAATATAGAGCTCTTGCAAGTGATCCCTCCTGCAGAAAATTGA